TGCCCATCTCCCGCCGCCCCAGCGGCCCGGTGACGAGCGACGGCAGCGCGCCGCGCACCGACTGCATGCCGCGCAGCCACCACTGCCCGTAGACGTGCGGCGAGCGCCGCTCGATGCCCGCGACCAGACGCTCGACGGCGGGCGCCAGCGGATAGGTCTTGTTGGACGGCCACGGCAGCCGCGCGCGCATGTCGCGCAGCACCTCGTCCTCGTCCGCGCCGCGCACCATGTCGGTGTCGGTCCAGCTCAGATAGGCGACGCCGACGTCCACGCCCTGGTGCCCGACCTCGCCGCGCAGGCAGTGCGCGAACGCCTCCACGCCCGACTTCGACGCGCAGTACGCCGCCATCATCGGCGCGGGCGTCACGGCGGCGAGCGAGGCGATCTGGAGGTGGTAGCCGCGGGCGCGCACCAGCGCGGGCAGGAAGGCACGGGCGGTGGCGACGCTGCCCAGCAGGTTGACCTCGATGACGCGGTCGAAGGAGCGGGCGTCGGAGTCGAGGAACGGGCCGCCGGTGGCGACGCCCGCGTTGGCGACGACGACGTCGACACTGCCGAAGTGCTCCTCGACCTCGGCGGCGGCGCCGGCCATCGCGTCGTGATCGGTGACGTCCGCGTACCAGTGGGCGGCCTCGCCGGGGAGCGAGTCGGCGACCTTCTTCAGCTCGCCGGGCTCCAGCCCGACCAGCGCCAGCCGCGCCCCGCGCGCCGCGAGCCTGCGCGCGAGCAGCGCGCCGACGCCCCGGGCGGCGCCGGTGACCACGACAGTCCTGCCCTCGAGTCCGTGCCGCCGGCTCATGCGCCCGCCTCCTCCTTCTCGACGGCCGCCGCGGCGGCCGGACCGGCAGTCTTCCCGTCGGCCGCGTCGCCGGCCGTTCCGGAAACCGCGTCGCCGGCCGCCACAGCGCCCCCTTCAGCCTGCGCCTCCTCCGGCGCTCCCGCCAGGTGGTCGCGTACGAGCCCGCGCAGCACCTCCGCGACCGCGTACGGCGCCTCGACCGGCGTCATGTGCCCCAGGCCGGGCAGCTCGGTGAACCCCGCGCGCTCTGGCAGCAGCTCGTCGATCTTCCGCGCCAGCTTCACCGGCGTGAGCCGGTCGGCACCGCCGTGCACCACCGCGGCCGGCACCGGCATCCGCGCCACCTCCGCGTCCAGGTCGAGCTCCGCCAGCACCCGCCCCCATGCGCCGCGCGCCCTGCGCGGGGTGGCGAAGACGATCCGTACGCTCGCCTCGATCTGCGCCGGGGTCGCGCCGCGGCCCAGGATCGCCGGGGCTAGCACCTTCTTCGACAGCGGCGTCACCGGCCCCATCGGCAGCCGCGAGACCAGCAGCGCGCGCTGGATCGCGGAGCGCAGCGCGCGGGCCCGCAGCGGTATCACCCGCGACTCGGGCACCAGCCCCGAGCTGCCCGTGCTGCACAGCAGCACGGCGGCGGCCCGCTCCCGGAGGTACGGGCGGCCCGCGGCGGCCATCAGCGTCATGCCGCCCATCGAGTGGCCGCCGATCACGGCCTTCTCGCCGGGGACCAGCGCCGCGTCCAGCA
The Streptomyces sp. CNQ-509 DNA segment above includes these coding regions:
- a CDS encoding SDR family oxidoreductase produces the protein MSRRHGLEGRTVVVTGAARGVGALLARRLAARGARLALVGLEPGELKKVADSLPGEAAHWYADVTDHDAMAGAAAEVEEHFGSVDVVVANAGVATGGPFLDSDARSFDRVIEVNLLGSVATARAFLPALVRARGYHLQIASLAAVTPAPMMAAYCASKSGVEAFAHCLRGEVGHQGVDVGVAYLSWTDTDMVRGADEDEVLRDMRARLPWPSNKTYPLAPAVERLVAGIERRSPHVYGQWWLRGMQSVRGALPSLVTGPLGRREMGKLAPRLAATRGARGGLVGAGGAADERTRALREAPER
- a CDS encoding alpha/beta fold hydrolase — its product is MTRLMHVTTGPYAPPVPRRELTAVSADGTRLYVEEHGPEDAPAVVLAHGWCCSTAFWAPVVRQLAPEYRVVVYDQRGHGRSPAGGYGSYHTATLADDLGAVLDAALVPGEKAVIGGHSMGGMTLMAAAGRPYLRERAAAVLLCSTGSSGLVPESRVIPLRARALRSAIQRALLVSRLPMGPVTPLSKKVLAPAILGRGATPAQIEASVRIVFATPRRARGAWGRVLAELDLDAEVARMPVPAAVVHGGADRLTPVKLARKIDELLPERAGFTELPGLGHMTPVEAPYAVAEVLRGLVRDHLAGAPEEAQAEGGAVAAGDAVSGTAGDAADGKTAGPAAAAAVEKEEAGA